From Corynebacterium pseudotuberculosis:
GAGGTCAATGCCATCCCATGGGGCCCGCCCACAAAGTAATTTATCCAGCTCCACTTGTATACGTTCCACGGTGATGCGATCTATCTGATCTGCCATCTGCGTCATGGCATTATCAACGCGGTCAGCAACAGAAAATTCTAGTTGCGAGACAAACCTGGCGGCACGAAGCATACGCAATGGATCATCATTAAAGCTCTGCTCAGGCAGAGAAGGGGTGTCTAAAACTTTTTTCACCAGGTCATCCATGCCTTTGACAGGATCATGGAACGTCATTTCTCCAGTAGGATGCACTTCCACGGCCATGGCGTTCACCCGAAAGTCTCTCCGAATGAGGTCGCCCTCCAATGAATCGCCGAACTGCACCTCCGGATTTCTCGTTTTCCCGTCATATACGTCTGAACGGAACGTGGTTATCTCTATTTGTTGCCCATCTTTTTCTGCAGACACCGTTCCAAACTCGATACCGGTATCCCACACTACAGAGGTGTAGTCGTTGAGAATCTCCATCACAGTCTCTGGTCGAGCATCTGTGGTGAAGTCCAGGTCGTTGCCAAGCTCATCAAGAAGGGCATCTCGCACAGAACCTCCTACGAGGTAAAGGCGATGCCCACGCTTTTGAAAAAGCTGCGCAAGGGGAGCTAACAGAGGAGAAAGATCTGCCAATGTTTTTTGCGCACGAGCAAGAAGCTCAATTCGGTCCGGAGAACCGATTGCCGAAGTCCCCTCGACAGAGCTGGCATCATAGGGGGCAACAGAGGACGCGGCGAGAGATGGGTTCACTACCCCTGCGGTATGCGAACCATCATTAGTAATGATTGCGTGCTGCTTACTCTGTAAATTCACGCGCATGAGTCTACCTGCTTGGCTCTAGTACCATTATATTTCCGCACTACGCCCCAGTTAGATAACGTTTATCGTATATCTACCCCACACATCGACATGGTGCTTTCGCCAGCCTTGCCGGCCAACTTTCCTTATAAAGACTCATAAATAGTGATTAACTCACCACTTATTTCAACTAGTCCTCCCCATTCAGATGGGCTATACCTCACTTATATTTATTAAAGTTATAGTGGTCACGTCTACTTTCAGGCCTGCGACAAATCTTCCACTTTTGGGCCAAGATACCCACTTTCTTCCCTATTTGTTAAGCAGAAGTATGGCTAAATACACCACAAAAGCTGACCACGATTACTCTTTTCTTTTAAAGAAGCGGTTCAAAGGTACCTTCTCCAGGTTGAAAAGGATACGATCAGCGAGATGAGCGAAAACGAACAATCGCGCCTGAGTTCGGTGAATTCTACAGAATCCACCGCTCCACGGCGCAGAAGACGCACGCGGTCACGCCGTCTTGGCAGTGATCAGACAGGGCGCTCTTCGCAGTCACATCGAACTGCAGAAGGGGGCCGCGCTTCCGCAACCCAGCAATCGGAGAAAAAGCGCGCTGATTCACAACGCAACGCTAACGCTCAGACTTCCGGCGAGGAGCGCGCGTCGAAAAGCAAAAAGAGCTCGTCTCAAGAAAACGCTCACGGCAGCTCTTCCCGCGGGCAGAAAACTAACAAGGCCCACAAGTCCAGTAAATCCCGTAAAAACGGCTCCCGCTCAACTACATCGCGGAGTGCTGCGAAACGCAAGGAGAATCAAGGAACAACCACACCTCAGGCACACGAGTCTGGGGATAATGAATCTCGCGCTACTCGACGCAAACGACGCACAAGGACGGGACAGCGCACCGCTCAGCGCTCCACACCCACGTCCACATCCACACTGGAAAATAAGCGTCGCCGACGTCGCCCACAAAACGCTCATCGATCAAAAAATAGTCGCGCTAGCCTCCGCAACCAGTATCAAACGTCCAAAATAAATACCCGTGATGAAACCTCTGCGGGTGGTCTGGTGATCTCTGGACTGGCTGAGGCAGTTGATAACAACAATAACGTTGATCTTTCCCGCATTTATGTGGCCCTCATTGGGCGGCTCGATAGAAGAGGCCGCCTTTTGTGGTCCATGCCTAAAGGCCACGTCGAACCCGGCGAAGACAAAGGCAAGACCGCGGAGCGTGAAGTATGGGAAGAGACCGGAATCCACGGCGAAGTTTTCGCGGATCTTGGCACGATTGATTATTGGTTTGTGTCTGAGGGCGTGCGCATCCACAAGACAGTTCACCATCACTTACTGCGGTACGTCGATGGCGACCTCAACGATGAAGATCCGGAGGTTACTGAGGTCTCTTGGATCCCCGCCGACGAGCTCATTGAACATTTTGCTTATGCTGATGAACGCAAACTCGCCCGCATTGCACACGATTTGATTCCGGAATATGCCATTAAAGAGAAGGCAGAGGGAAGGAAAACCCCACGGTGAGCAAGACTAACCTCACCAAACTACTCAGCGGACACACGGATTTAAACACCGCTGAGCTTTTGGCGACGAATCCAACGGGGGTTTTCCCACTATCTGTGCTGTCTCGTGCGGGAGCAGCATTGCTTGCACTTTCCCTGTGTAGTGCCACAATCGCGCACGCGCCGCAAGCTGCCGCAGATGCACTGCCGCTATCTCCAATGGGCCCGACTTCTAATCGGTGGATCAACCCGGATGTGCGTTCAATCGACGTTAACGCCAAGGTCAAAGTGCAGATCCTTAAAGTCGATTCGCATGTTCAGCTCGGCGAAAAAATACAGCTTTCTCTTCGCATCATTAATAATTCGGACTCACCGATCGATCAGAGTTCCGCAAAAATTGTAGCCCGCCACGCCGACGCAGAGCCTACCGTTGCTGGCGCCCGTACTATTCTTGCGGCAGCCCCTTCCTCCTACCCATACCTTGCACACCCGATACCGCTCCAATCGAAGATTGCACCTGGCAGTTCTAAAGACATAGACGTCAGCATAGATACCGGGTCGGATGCGCTCGGAGGACTACAACTGCGGTCTTCCGGTGTGTATCCCATATTGATCGGGCTGCACGATGCCTCGGGCAATATTTACAGCACCCAGCGATTCCTGCTCTCTGCATCCGCCACGGGTAAACCCGCGAGCGTAACACCGGAACCAAAGCGACTCAGCATGGTCCTACCTCTGACCGCGGAAGTCGATATCGTTGGCGGGGAGACAGGCGAGGCGCCCGAACGAGCTCCACTCATCATGCGTTCAGAAGCACTGACTGAAGAGATTGCACATGGTGGCCGCTTAGATCAGCTTCTCGACGCCTACCTTGCCGCCCGTACATTAACACCAGAGATCAGCACAGCAAGTTGTTTAGCCATCGATCCGCAATTTCTCGATGTCACTCGGCGTATGTCCGAGGGCTATAGCGTAGCGGCACAACGTCCCAGCTCAGTATCGGAGAATAGGCGCCTCCGCGACTCCTGGAACT
This genomic window contains:
- a CDS encoding CCA tRNA nucleotidyltransferase translates to MRVNLQSKQHAIITNDGSHTAGVVNPSLAASSVAPYDASSVEGTSAIGSPDRIELLARAQKTLADLSPLLAPLAQLFQKRGHRLYLVGGSVRDALLDELGNDLDFTTDARPETVMEILNDYTSVVWDTGIEFGTVSAEKDGQQIEITTFRSDVYDGKTRNPEVQFGDSLEGDLIRRDFRVNAMAVEVHPTGEMTFHDPVKGMDDLVKKVLDTPSLPEQSFNDDPLRMLRAARFVSQLEFSVADRVDNAMTQMADQIDRITVERIQVELDKLLCGRAPWDGIDLMVDTGLAERIIPEIPALRLTQDEHRQHKDVYLHSLTVLRQAMEQEEDGPDVVLRWASLMHDCGKPDTRAFTDEGKVSFHHHEIVGARIMRARMRALKYSKQMVNDVSDLIRLHMRFHGFSEGEWTDSAVRRYVTDAGPLLSKLHKLVRADCTTRNKKKAARLQRTYDHLEERIAEIAEREDLQRVRPDLDGNEIMKILDLQPGPDVGRAWSFLKELRLERGPLPSEEAIAELKAWWLQSHSNADASESGS
- a CDS encoding NUDIX hydrolase translates to MSENEQSRLSSVNSTESTAPRRRRRTRSRRLGSDQTGRSSQSHRTAEGGRASATQQSEKKRADSQRNANAQTSGEERASKSKKSSSQENAHGSSSRGQKTNKAHKSSKSRKNGSRSTTSRSAAKRKENQGTTTPQAHESGDNESRATRRKRRTRTGQRTAQRSTPTSTSTLENKRRRRRPQNAHRSKNSRASLRNQYQTSKINTRDETSAGGLVISGLAEAVDNNNNVDLSRIYVALIGRLDRRGRLLWSMPKGHVEPGEDKGKTAEREVWEETGIHGEVFADLGTIDYWFVSEGVRIHKTVHHHLLRYVDGDLNDEDPEVTEVSWIPADELIEHFAYADERKLARIAHDLIPEYAIKEKAEGRKTPR